A single window of Dermacentor albipictus isolate Rhodes 1998 colony chromosome 1, USDA_Dalb.pri_finalv2, whole genome shotgun sequence DNA harbors:
- the LOC135909466 gene encoding uncharacterized protein, with protein sequence MQVFQRAFVRLLLPALVTASLAAPLQYRASSGETDRIACHPSLMCAPGFSTAPTFKPLDFIGSGGSAFLMTPLLKTVVLDAAWTNLSSSTSTLRSTTKEQALPVAPCGLGGCAQTQIAKPFALVMQVGKAYSLFCKKSSNYFLLQLPSPHCCLLVALECSDVIRALLMMSGDIESNPGPDSNTLLVELKNLSAGQLQLISQVQDLKVHLLSTDKAIADLGKRMTDLEGHYQSLVSLRSDFEAVKTSTAQVATVVHRLETRIDDAENQSRRNNLIFYGLPESTGSEAFAQTEQLIIKHCHDHLNISIELKEIERAHRLGHRTGTNRHRPVIAKFAFHKTKELILSNGRKFKGTSFSVGEDFTRSVQNARRHLITFAKSKSLPFSLRFKTLHKGHKRYVYDEQTQSVKEII encoded by the coding sequence ATGCAGGTGTTTCAGCGCGCATTCGTGCGCCTGTTGCTTCCAGCCCTAGTGACGGCTTCCCTGGCAGCCCCGCTGCAATATCGTGCTTCGTCAGGTGAAACTGACAGGATTGCCTGTCACCCCTCCCTGATGTGCGCCCCTGGTTTTTCAACTGCACCGACCTTCAAGCCCCTGGATTTCATCGGGAGCGGCGGATCTGCGTTTTTGATGACACCGCTACTGAAGACGGTGGTGCTCGATGCAGCATGGACGAACCTGTCGTCATCGACATCAACCTTACGGTCAACTACAAAAGAGCAGGCACTACCGGTGGCGCCTTGTGGGCTCGGCGGCTGTGCACAGACGCAGATCGCTAAACCCTTCGCTCTTGTCATGCAGGTTGGTAAAGCTTACAGTCTTTTTTGTAAGAAGTCTAGCAATTATTTCCTGCTTCAGCTGCCGAGCCCGCACTGCTGCCTTCTTGTCGCTCTTGAGTGCTCTGATGTAATTCGTGCCTTGTTGATGATGTCGGGAGATATCGAAAGCAATCCGGGGCCGGACTCCAACACTTTACTAGTTGAATTGAAGAACTTGTCTGCTGGACAGTTGCAATTAATCAGTCAGGTTCAAGACCTGAAAGTTCACTTATTGTCGACGGACAAAGCTATTGCTGATCTGGGCAAACGCATGACTGACCTAGAGGGTCATTATCAAAGTCTTGTCTCCCTGCGCTCTGACTTTGAAGCCGTCAAAACGTCTACTGCTCAAGTGGCCACCGTGGTACACAGGCTTGAAACGCGTATTGATGACGCCGAGAACCAGTCACGACGCAATAATCTTATTTTTTATGGCCTCCCTGAATCAACTGGATCAGAGGCGTTTGCCCAGACCGAGCAACTTATCATCAAGCACTGCCACGATCATCTTAATATTAGCATCGAGCTGAAGGAAATTGAGCGCGCACATCGTCTCGGTCATCGCACAGGTACTAACCGCCACCGTCCTGTCATAGCAAAATTCGCCTTCCATAAAACAAAAGAATTGATTCTTTCTAATGGCCGCAAGTTCAAAGGAACCAGCTTCAGCGTTGGAGAGGATTTCACTCGTTCCGTACAAAACGCTCGCAGGCACCTCATAACTTTCGCGAAAAGCAAATCATTACCTTTTTCTTTGAGATTCAAAACACTGCATAAGGGTCATAAGCGCTACGTCTACGACGAGCAAACGCAGTCTGTCAAAGAAATAATATAG